The Psychrobacter sp. LV10R520-6 genome includes a region encoding these proteins:
- the dnaN gene encoding DNA polymerase III subunit beta, translating into MQLSINRESLLKAINLIAKAADKRHNMVILGNIKLQLSESELILTASDLEVELTSTLKLTAGACIEPGTTTLPAMKLKDICKSLPGQAQVNLATQENERCLLTSGKSRFTLGTLPSEDYPSLGNPENITPLTISRSRLTDLIHKTQFAMAIQDVRYYLTGMLFDVSQQQLTTVATDGHRLALARSVIDVSADLNMQAILPRKAVIELERLTTELGKMLSDQDNAVTLSFGREFLQVSLPFGDVDSTGQVSQDLMVTFTARLIDGKFPDYRRVMPSSTDKLALFNQEKMTDVLRRVAILSNEKSRGVVFNFASDGMVEVRANNAEQDEAVEMIQAKYEGEPMELSFNAAYLQDVLGVIQGDLQMHMSQSNASVLVNQLNDDLHQYVIMPMRI; encoded by the coding sequence ATGCAATTATCGATTAATCGAGAGTCGTTACTAAAAGCCATTAATTTAATCGCCAAGGCTGCCGATAAACGCCATAACATGGTTATCTTAGGCAATATCAAGCTGCAGCTGTCTGAATCTGAGCTGATATTAACCGCTTCTGACTTAGAAGTAGAGCTGACGTCAACTCTTAAATTAACTGCGGGCGCTTGTATTGAGCCCGGTACGACTACCTTACCGGCGATGAAACTAAAAGATATTTGCAAGTCATTACCTGGTCAAGCACAGGTCAATCTTGCGACCCAAGAAAACGAGCGCTGTCTACTCACTAGTGGCAAAAGCCGCTTTACGTTGGGGACGCTACCAAGCGAGGACTACCCAAGTTTGGGCAATCCTGAAAATATTACGCCACTTACTATCAGCCGTAGCCGTCTAACTGACTTAATACATAAGACTCAGTTTGCGATGGCAATTCAAGATGTGCGTTATTATTTAACCGGTATGCTGTTTGATGTCTCGCAGCAGCAGCTAACGACTGTTGCTACCGACGGTCATAGATTGGCCTTAGCTCGTAGTGTCATTGATGTTAGCGCGGATCTAAATATGCAGGCTATCTTACCGCGCAAAGCGGTGATTGAGCTTGAGCGTTTAACCACTGAGTTGGGCAAAATGCTCAGCGATCAAGACAACGCGGTGACGTTAAGCTTCGGTCGTGAGTTTTTGCAAGTGAGCTTACCGTTTGGCGATGTGGATAGCACAGGACAAGTCAGCCAAGATTTAATGGTGACGTTCACTGCGCGTCTTATTGATGGTAAATTTCCTGACTATCGTCGTGTTATGCCTAGCAGTACCGATAAATTAGCGTTATTTAATCAAGAAAAAATGACTGATGTACTGCGCCGTGTGGCTATTTTAAGTAATGAGAAGTCTCGCGGTGTGGTATTTAATTTCGCCAGCGACGGTATGGTGGAAGTACGCGCTAACAATGCTGAACAAGATGAAGCGGTTGAGATGATACAAGCCAAGTATGAAGGTGAGCCGATGGAGCTGTCGTTTAATGCCGCTTATCTACAAGACGTGCTTGGCGTTATCCAAGGTGATCTACAGATGCATATGAGCCAATCCAATGCCTCAGTACTGGTCAATCAGCTTAATGATGACTTACATCAGTATGTGATTATGCCAATGCGCATATAG
- the recF gene encoding DNA replication/repair protein RecF (All proteins in this family for which functions are known are DNA-binding proteins that assist the filamentation of RecA onto DNA for the initiation of recombination or recombinational repair.), with translation MIERLQVSHLRNLSQVNLQTAACNVIIGANGSGKTSLLEAIFLLSRGKSFRHSQPKRYVQHHQPAAIVHAELTDGSTLAIQKQTDATTVLRLNQTTVYNQSILTEQLPTLLIDPSTMDMLEQGSASRRQLLDWLVFHMKQGFHPQWVAYQRLLKQRNSLLKQTKHLSQSQHAELKAWDKGLASHAALIHHYRVRIFEAWQPYFEESIQQLLPSYAQQLSLSYNAGYDASIPLDEQLAERLTQDLQLGYTRIGSHRADIHVHWRSENNSQSVTDTAMEKESPSDKVVKLPTIKEQAANILSRGEKKLLITALRLSQLPLLLSSSELLNSTEGAGAAQISNHANATPVVLLDDITAELDDRAIDILLSTLAQLPCQVIMTSLTADVLPLIDKYWSTSNVFHVKHGVLSPY, from the coding sequence ATGATTGAACGTCTACAAGTCTCGCATCTGCGTAACCTTAGTCAAGTTAACCTACAGACGGCCGCCTGTAATGTCATTATTGGCGCCAACGGTAGTGGTAAAACCTCGCTGCTGGAAGCAATATTCTTACTGTCGCGCGGTAAAAGCTTCCGTCATAGTCAGCCCAAACGCTACGTCCAACATCATCAGCCAGCAGCAATAGTACATGCTGAGCTTACCGATGGTAGTACCTTAGCCATTCAAAAACAAACTGATGCGACGACCGTTCTACGTCTGAATCAAACCACTGTTTATAATCAGAGCATCTTAACGGAGCAGCTGCCAACGCTATTGATAGACCCATCAACGATGGATATGCTAGAGCAGGGCAGTGCCAGTCGTCGGCAGTTACTAGACTGGTTAGTGTTTCACATGAAACAAGGCTTCCATCCGCAATGGGTGGCTTATCAACGCTTATTAAAGCAGCGTAATAGTCTGCTTAAACAAACCAAGCATCTATCTCAGAGCCAGCATGCAGAGCTAAAAGCATGGGATAAGGGGCTAGCCAGTCATGCCGCGCTCATTCACCATTACCGCGTGCGTATTTTTGAGGCATGGCAGCCTTATTTTGAAGAAAGTATTCAGCAACTGTTACCGTCTTATGCCCAGCAGCTGAGCTTAAGCTATAATGCCGGTTATGATGCTAGTATTCCTCTTGATGAACAGCTAGCAGAGCGCTTAACACAAGATTTGCAATTGGGTTATACCCGTATCGGCAGCCACCGTGCTGATATTCATGTCCATTGGCGTTCTGAAAATAATAGCCAATCCGTGACTGATACCGCGATGGAAAAAGAGTCTCCCTCTGATAAAGTCGTTAAGCTACCCACAATAAAAGAACAAGCAGCAAATATACTGTCTCGCGGTGAAAAAAAACTGTTGATAACCGCGTTGCGTTTGTCGCAATTACCTTTGCTACTTAGTAGCTCAGAGCTACTCAATAGTACAGAGGGAGCAGGTGCTGCACAAATTTCTAATCATGCCAATGCCACCCCTGTGGTCTTGCTCGATGACATCACCGCAGAGTTAGATGATAGGGCTATAGATATTCTATTATCAACTTTAGCGCAACTGCCTTGTCAGGTCATAATGACCAGTTTGACTGCTGATGTTTTACCGCTTATTGATAAATACTGGTCAACATCAAACGTGTTTCACGTGAAACATGGCGTACTTTCACCTTATTAA
- the gyrB gene encoding DNA topoisomerase (ATP-hydrolyzing) subunit B, whose amino-acid sequence MAVQTIAPDVVTESNQSDYSSKDIRVLRGLEAVRVRPGMYIGDTDDGTGLHHMVFEVVDNSIDEALAGHCDRIDIIIHEDESVSVSDNGRGVPVDIHPEEGVSAAQVIMTVLHAGGKFDDNSYKVSGGLHGVGVSVVNALSKKLEMNIWREGSHYQQTYSDGVPDADIQQMEATDKTGTQIRFYPSTDVFTGTVFEYDILAKRLRELSFLNSGVRIILTDERIDKRHEFEHKGGLSEFVSYINAGKDGVNDVFHFISNQDDGISVEVALQWTDTYNEKVLCFTNNIPQRDGGAHLSGFRSALTRCLNTYMDRENLFKKEKVVATGDDAREGLTAIVSVKVPDPKFSSQTKDKLVSSEVKPAVESAMHDKFNDYLQENPSAGKAIAFKIIDAARARDAARKAREMTRRKTTLDIAGLPGKLADCQEKNPALSELYIVEGDSAGGSAKQGRSRKTQAILPLKGKILNVERARFDKMLSSAEVGNLITALGCGIGPDEYNPDKVRYHKIIIMTDADVDGSHIRTLLLTFFFRQTPELIERGYIYIAQPPLYKVKKGRQELYLKDDEALKAYLLSSTIDNTKLHINDEAPAITGQALETLLNDYNQTQLIKARLQIRYPAVLLDALTHTPKLSTDMTYDLSAMQAWKDTLQSQLDHFGSELYPEIELVNIHAPTPKVMDAVTADLLGMKPQPELLVEAEADTDADAETGSENETAAAENSEMLSTKAQWLPRITVYVHQLAHHYLLDASFINSGEYSRLLRLSSEWNTLLEEGAFIRREATSGTSKDIPVRDFDYLWQQMMLEARRGLSVQRYKGLGEMNADQLWDTTMDPENRRMLRVTIEDAIAADHMFTCLMGDHVEPRRIFIEENALTVSNLDI is encoded by the coding sequence ATTGCTGTTCAGACCATCGCCCCTGATGTTGTTACTGAAAGCAACCAGTCCGATTATAGCTCCAAAGATATCCGCGTATTGCGTGGGCTAGAAGCGGTGCGCGTGCGTCCTGGGATGTATATTGGTGATACCGATGATGGTACTGGTCTACATCATATGGTTTTTGAGGTGGTAGATAACTCTATCGATGAGGCGCTCGCCGGTCACTGTGACAGAATTGATATCATTATTCATGAAGATGAGTCAGTGAGTGTTAGTGATAATGGTCGCGGCGTGCCTGTAGATATCCATCCAGAAGAAGGCGTATCAGCCGCGCAGGTCATCATGACCGTACTGCATGCCGGTGGTAAGTTTGATGACAACAGTTATAAAGTTTCAGGCGGCCTGCATGGTGTGGGGGTCTCTGTAGTCAATGCCTTGTCTAAAAAGCTTGAGATGAACATCTGGCGTGAAGGGTCTCACTATCAGCAAACTTACAGTGATGGCGTACCAGATGCCGATATTCAGCAAATGGAAGCCACCGACAAGACAGGTACCCAAATCCGCTTTTATCCCAGCACTGATGTATTCACGGGTACTGTTTTTGAGTATGATATTTTGGCCAAGCGTTTACGCGAGTTGTCGTTTTTAAACTCAGGTGTACGTATTATCTTGACTGATGAGCGTATTGATAAGCGTCATGAGTTTGAGCATAAAGGTGGCCTGTCTGAATTTGTCAGCTATATCAATGCTGGCAAAGATGGCGTCAATGATGTGTTCCATTTTATCAGTAACCAAGATGACGGTATCAGTGTCGAAGTGGCGTTACAGTGGACGGATACTTACAACGAAAAAGTCCTTTGTTTTACCAATAATATTCCACAGCGCGATGGTGGAGCCCATTTATCCGGCTTCCGCTCAGCATTGACGCGTTGTCTAAATACTTATATGGACCGCGAAAATTTATTTAAAAAAGAAAAAGTCGTCGCCACAGGTGATGATGCGAGAGAAGGCCTAACGGCGATTGTATCGGTTAAAGTGCCTGATCCAAAATTCTCTAGCCAAACCAAAGATAAATTAGTGTCAAGTGAAGTGAAACCAGCTGTTGAATCAGCAATGCATGATAAATTTAACGATTATCTGCAAGAGAACCCAAGTGCGGGTAAAGCTATCGCGTTTAAAATTATCGATGCTGCTCGTGCACGTGATGCTGCTCGTAAAGCGCGTGAGATGACCCGCCGTAAAACCACCTTAGATATTGCAGGTCTGCCAGGTAAACTTGCCGATTGCCAAGAAAAAAATCCGGCATTATCGGAGCTTTATATTGTGGAAGGGGACTCTGCTGGTGGTTCAGCCAAGCAAGGTCGTAGCCGTAAAACCCAGGCAATTTTGCCGTTGAAAGGTAAAATTCTCAACGTTGAGCGTGCTCGCTTTGATAAGATGCTATCTTCAGCCGAAGTTGGTAACCTTATTACTGCGCTTGGTTGCGGTATCGGTCCTGATGAATACAACCCTGATAAAGTACGCTATCATAAAATCATCATCATGACCGATGCGGACGTTGATGGGTCGCATATTAGAACCTTGCTATTGACCTTCTTTTTCCGTCAAACGCCTGAGTTGATTGAGCGTGGCTATATTTATATCGCTCAGCCGCCGCTATATAAAGTCAAAAAAGGCCGTCAAGAGTTGTATCTAAAAGACGATGAAGCATTGAAAGCCTATTTGTTATCGTCAACTATTGATAATACTAAGCTACATATCAATGATGAGGCGCCTGCGATTACGGGTCAAGCACTTGAGACTCTGCTGAACGACTATAACCAAACCCAGCTGATCAAAGCGCGTTTGCAAATTCGTTATCCTGCGGTGCTGTTAGATGCGTTAACTCATACGCCGAAGCTGAGCACTGACATGACTTACGATTTGTCTGCGATGCAAGCATGGAAAGACACGCTACAGTCTCAGCTTGATCACTTCGGTAGTGAGTTATATCCTGAGATTGAACTGGTTAATATCCATGCACCTACACCTAAGGTAATGGATGCCGTAACCGCAGATTTGCTCGGTATGAAGCCGCAACCAGAGCTTTTAGTAGAAGCCGAAGCTGATACTGATGCTGATGCTGAAACAGGATCTGAAAATGAGACGGCAGCGGCAGAAAATAGCGAAATGCTATCGACTAAAGCACAGTGGTTACCACGCATAACCGTTTATGTGCATCAGTTGGCGCATCATTATCTGCTTGACGCTAGCTTTATCAACTCGGGTGAATATTCGCGTCTATTGCGCTTATCAAGTGAGTGGAATACCTTATTAGAAGAGGGTGCCTTTATCCGCCGCGAAGCTACGTCAGGAACTAGTAAAGACATTCCAGTACGTGACTTTGACTATCTATGGCAACAAATGATGTTAGAAGCGCGTCGTGGTCTCTCGGTTCAACGCTATAAAGGGCTAGGCGAGATGAATGCCGATCAGCTTTGGGATACCACTATGGATCCTGAAAATCGCCGCATGTTACGCGTCACAATCGAAGATGCTATCGCCGCCGACCATATGTTTACCTGTCTAATGGGTGATCATGTCGAGCCGCGTCGTATCTTTATCGAAGAAAATGCACTGACAGTGTCTAACTTGGATATTTAA
- a CDS encoding DUF6880 family protein, translating to MLNSEQKQLLAQLSNTTLVNFVADIYGMDKILDKKIERLLLQSDKPKLIKKLTTTLKGLKRRRKFIDYWESSEFATELHHLASDVMSLYPEQPSKCLELIELFIESTNSSLERCDDSNGEVGGIYNDLAQSWLTVASTCYKQEKSSLPIDEQDILSQAWQEKVKAMISDNDYGTKDDILLGVNQLLSESEIRGLIIDYQQYYDDLLVKNALKDKASNQKKLVYDVDYTINYEKMKTEIALKYLAQALGDVGLFEKIYRSIYPEKPLHPHQLEGLLTFLINHEAYDVAECYLHEEWQSKNLQEQVKRLDWLSKIYNRQDNIKALIEVLGEAFELQSSPMRLKSIMAIASPAEQAKWRKKAYELAGQQESIVMATSLLLEIGETELANEIAVTRHSEFADLHYTTLTQLLKELPEATYLIQVIIYRSLLNDILASGRSKAYGHGARYYKRLQQIDETLVAKQIDYQSLLAHSIYAEGLQDSHGKKRSFWERVNE from the coding sequence ATGTTAAATTCAGAACAAAAGCAGCTTTTAGCGCAATTATCAAACACAACGCTAGTTAACTTTGTAGCTGATATATATGGTATGGACAAGATATTAGATAAAAAAATTGAGCGTCTGCTGCTTCAGTCAGATAAACCTAAGCTTATAAAAAAATTGACCACAACGCTAAAAGGTCTCAAAAGACGGCGTAAATTTATTGATTATTGGGAGTCCAGTGAATTTGCCACTGAGCTTCATCATTTAGCCAGCGATGTCATGAGCCTTTATCCTGAACAGCCAAGTAAATGTTTAGAATTAATAGAGTTGTTTATCGAATCGACCAATAGCAGTCTGGAGCGTTGTGATGATTCTAATGGTGAGGTCGGTGGTATATACAATGACTTAGCACAATCTTGGTTAACGGTTGCTAGTACTTGCTATAAGCAAGAAAAAAGCAGTTTGCCTATTGATGAGCAAGATATACTAAGCCAAGCATGGCAAGAAAAAGTAAAAGCCATGATTAGTGATAATGACTACGGCACTAAAGATGACATATTGTTGGGGGTTAATCAGCTTTTATCAGAGTCTGAGATACGTGGTTTAATTATTGATTATCAGCAGTATTACGACGACTTGCTTGTTAAAAATGCGCTCAAGGATAAGGCGAGTAATCAGAAGAAGCTTGTTTACGATGTTGATTACACGATTAATTATGAAAAAATGAAGACTGAGATTGCCCTTAAATATCTAGCACAAGCGCTGGGCGATGTCGGATTGTTTGAAAAAATTTACCGTAGTATTTATCCTGAGAAACCACTACACCCTCATCAATTAGAAGGATTGCTTACGTTTTTGATAAATCACGAAGCTTATGATGTGGCTGAATGCTATTTGCATGAGGAGTGGCAGAGTAAGAATTTGCAAGAGCAAGTAAAACGGTTGGACTGGTTGAGTAAAATCTATAACAGACAAGATAATATTAAGGCGCTAATAGAAGTACTAGGCGAAGCCTTTGAGTTACAATCGTCTCCCATGCGCTTAAAGTCGATCATGGCCATTGCTAGTCCCGCTGAGCAAGCTAAATGGCGAAAAAAGGCTTATGAATTGGCAGGGCAGCAAGAAAGCATTGTGATGGCGACCTCACTATTACTAGAGATTGGAGAGACCGAACTGGCAAATGAAATAGCCGTTACGCGTCATAGCGAGTTCGCAGATTTACATTATACAACCCTGACTCAGTTGCTTAAAGAATTACCAGAGGCCACTTATTTGATCCAAGTAATTATTTATCGTAGCTTGCTCAACGATATCTTGGCTAGTGGCCGTAGCAAAGCCTATGGTCACGGGGCTCGCTATTATAAGAGATTACAGCAAATTGACGAAACGCTAGTAGCTAAACAAATTGATTATCAAAGCCTGCTTGCGCATAGTATTTATGCTGAAGGCCTACAAGATAGCCATGGCAAAAAGCGTAGTTTTTGGGAACGAGTAAATGAGTGA
- the rlmF gene encoding 23S rRNA (adenine(1618)-N(6))-methyltransferase RlmF: MTSRPITSNHRNRSPASIQKLGKLHPRNPHQGRYDFAVLTRALPELAEHTITNPNGEPTINFSDHQAVRVLNQALLAHYYGVKFWDIPAGYLCPPIPGRADYIHYIADLLAQTTHINEDNTPPTGKQIHALDIGTGASAIYPIVGSQSYGWRFTATDIDPISVNTAALICETNPKLKGAVKVKLQPEPKRIFANIIGRQDYFDVVVCNPPFHASLEEAMESNSRKQNNLQKHRAKNDKVNQSSSKSGDAVQNLNFGGQHKELWSEGGEIAFLTKFAKESQNFAEHVGWFTTLVSKSENIKPLQLLLKQLDVAQMRIIEMSQGQKNTRILAWRFDTDEE; encoded by the coding sequence ATGACCAGTAGACCCATCACCAGTAATCACAGAAACAGATCCCCAGCTTCAATTCAAAAATTAGGCAAGCTGCATCCGCGCAATCCCCATCAAGGTCGCTACGATTTTGCCGTATTAACTCGCGCATTGCCTGAACTTGCGGAGCATACCATTACCAACCCTAATGGCGAGCCAACCATTAATTTCTCTGACCATCAAGCCGTGCGCGTGCTCAATCAGGCACTGCTAGCTCATTATTATGGTGTCAAGTTTTGGGACATTCCAGCAGGTTATTTGTGTCCGCCAATTCCGGGACGTGCGGATTATATTCACTATATTGCGGATCTGCTCGCGCAAACTACGCATATTAATGAAGACAATACCCCACCAACAGGCAAGCAAATCCATGCCCTAGATATTGGTACTGGTGCCAGTGCCATTTACCCTATTGTTGGTAGCCAAAGTTATGGCTGGCGCTTTACCGCCACCGATATTGATCCCATTTCGGTTAATACGGCTGCGCTCATTTGTGAAACCAACCCCAAGCTAAAAGGCGCGGTCAAAGTAAAACTACAACCTGAGCCTAAGCGCATTTTTGCTAATATTATCGGTCGCCAAGATTATTTTGATGTGGTGGTCTGCAACCCGCCATTTCACGCTTCTCTTGAAGAAGCCATGGAATCCAATAGCCGTAAGCAGAACAATCTACAGAAGCACCGTGCTAAGAATGACAAAGTAAATCAAAGCTCGTCCAAATCTGGCGATGCCGTACAGAATCTAAACTTTGGTGGTCAGCATAAAGAATTATGGAGTGAGGGTGGCGAGATTGCCTTTTTGACTAAGTTTGCTAAAGAGAGTCAAAACTTCGCAGAGCATGTCGGTTGGTTTACCACTTTGGTATCAAAATCTGAAAACATTAAACCGTTACAGCTATTATTAAAGCAGCTTGATGTCGCACAAATGCGCATCATTGAGATGAGTCAGGGACAAAAAAATACCCGTATATTGGCGTGGCGTTTTGATACTGACGAAGAATAG
- a CDS encoding LysE family translocator: MEFWHGFLLITSVHLLAAASPGPDFVLVSQQTLAKGRRTGLVCSFGITLGLAVHIIYSVLGLATVIAHSQPLLTAIKWLGGSYLIYLGWQGIQAKPKKLSNSANSANSTDSVVSVSQAAPTEQDQPLSNKSISTKKPSTKEQSTKEPSSNTDSTVAILRRGFFCNVFNPKAPVYFVAIFTLVLSPGIPLWQLAIYGVWMMVLQMAWFSTVVMLLSIPAIHRRFQRFEHWIDRVLGTAMIVLGLNLILRSR, from the coding sequence ATGGAATTTTGGCACGGTTTTTTGCTTATCACCAGCGTCCATTTACTCGCTGCCGCCTCACCTGGTCCTGATTTTGTATTGGTCTCGCAGCAGACTTTAGCAAAAGGTCGACGCACTGGTTTAGTCTGTAGCTTCGGTATTACCTTGGGTTTAGCCGTTCACATTATCTATTCGGTATTAGGACTGGCGACGGTAATCGCCCATTCGCAGCCATTATTGACCGCTATCAAATGGTTGGGTGGTAGTTACCTTATTTATTTAGGTTGGCAGGGCATTCAAGCCAAACCTAAAAAACTATCAAACTCAGCAAACTCAGCAAACTCAACAGATTCAGTCGTTAGCGTTTCACAAGCCGCGCCTACCGAGCAAGATCAGCCACTTTCTAATAAAAGTATCTCTACAAAAAAACCTTCTACTAAAGAGCAGTCCACTAAAGAACCGTCTAGCAATACAGACTCTACAGTCGCCATTCTGCGCCGTGGCTTTTTTTGTAATGTGTTTAATCCGAAAGCGCCGGTATATTTTGTGGCGATATTTACTCTCGTATTATCACCAGGTATACCACTTTGGCAGCTGGCAATCTATGGCGTATGGATGATGGTCTTGCAGATGGCCTGGTTTAGCACGGTAGTGATGTTACTATCCATCCCTGCGATTCATCGCCGCTTTCAGCGCTTTGAGCATTGGATAGACCGCGTATTGGGCACAGCGATGATAGTATTGGGATTAAACCTAATTTTACGTAGCCGATAA
- a CDS encoding crotonase/enoyl-CoA hydratase family protein, with amino-acid sequence MTTTNDRITYETQEYICLIGLNRADKRNAFDSHMIAQLSDALTRYDNDDNLRCALIFAHGEHFTAGLDLMELQDKWDKGAFEFDDSQIDPWGIGGKLRSKPVVVAIQGTCFTAGIELMLNSDVVVASDNCNFAQMEVQRGIMPFGGATVRFVQAAGWQKAMPYLLTGKPFDAQTAENLNLVSEVVTNGTEYERALTLAQEICQSAPLGVQALLSSAQDASRNGAAAALANIHSFLPPLFHSEDAKEGAMAMVERREAEFKGR; translated from the coding sequence ATGACCACTACCAACGACCGTATTACTTATGAGACTCAAGAGTATATCTGTCTCATCGGACTGAATCGTGCTGATAAACGCAATGCTTTTGACAGCCATATGATTGCGCAGTTGTCTGACGCGCTTACCCGTTACGATAATGACGATAATCTACGCTGTGCATTAATATTTGCGCATGGTGAGCATTTCACCGCAGGTCTTGACCTAATGGAGCTACAGGATAAATGGGACAAGGGCGCGTTTGAATTTGATGACAGCCAAATCGATCCGTGGGGTATCGGTGGTAAATTACGATCTAAACCTGTCGTCGTTGCAATACAAGGCACCTGTTTTACCGCTGGGATTGAGCTGATGCTTAATAGCGATGTGGTCGTCGCTAGCGATAATTGCAACTTTGCCCAAATGGAAGTACAGCGCGGTATCATGCCGTTTGGCGGGGCGACCGTCCGCTTCGTACAAGCTGCTGGTTGGCAAAAAGCCATGCCGTATCTATTAACCGGCAAGCCATTCGATGCGCAAACTGCTGAAAATCTTAATCTAGTCAGTGAAGTGGTCACCAACGGTACAGAATATGAGCGTGCACTCACTCTCGCGCAAGAGATTTGCCAGTCGGCACCGCTTGGCGTCCAAGCGCTGTTATCTTCGGCACAAGATGCAAGTCGTAATGGAGCTGCGGCAGCGTTGGCTAATATTCATAGCTTTCTGCCACCGCTATTTCATTCAGAAGACGCCAAAGAAGGTGCTATGGCGATGGTTGAGAGGCGTGAGGCTGAGTTTAAGGGGCGTTAG